A window of Zingiber officinale cultivar Zhangliang chromosome 5A, Zo_v1.1, whole genome shotgun sequence contains these coding sequences:
- the LOC121981706 gene encoding uncharacterized protein LOC121981706 isoform X1, translating into MQERASIVLAEVLYHSRRDDAHHRVYIHISEEAVLVTDNHQIDRSFIQEESFTQLRRSQMQYIHLGVFQVRIQILHRQQEGTMALIVFRDNRWQGDQTILATMEVVLTHGSKMIYVISEIMMTIGDFYRNIQLSILTRGYEAWHNSEANLLITRGLVGRLSNTPNVGFAYEIQGVVDYLTSYGVNALPGRSLSTRHLQGLNWVINPTQIINPMQPSEVSSQTLMDGRISLSFKNYAVAQLVEQPSYNEKDEEVQEVLAVLIQIKPGIFTNFDGTKEEYYEEYDDFEENSKGKRIIENETRYPSQTDPHILVNKISQHAVLPQQQTLASAGLDISASHTTIIEPYGRELIHTELRIEIPDGYYD; encoded by the coding sequence ATGCAAGAACGAGCTTCAATAGTACTTGCTGAGGTACTTTATCATTCCCGACGAGATGATGCACATCATAGAGTATATATTCACATATCTGAAGAAGCAGTACTAGTGACAGATAATCATCAAATTGATAGAAGTTTTATTCAAGAAGAAAGCTTTACCCAACTAAGAAGAAGTCAGATGCAATACATCCACCTGGGAGTTTTCCAGGTACGTATCCAAATACTACACAGGCAACAAGAAGGAACCATGGCGCTTATCGTTTTTAGAGATAACCGATGGCAAGGAGATCAGACAATTTTGGCAACAATGGAAGTTGTTCTAACTCATGGAAGCAAGATGATCTATGTCATCTCAGAAATTATGATGACTATTGGAGATTTTTACCGAAATATTCAACTCTCCATTTTAACCAGAGGATATGAAGCATGGCATAACAGTGAAGCTAACCTCTTAATCACAAGAGGACTGGTAGGTAGACTTTCCAACACCCCTAATGTCGGTTTTGCTTATGAAATACAGGGCGTAGTGGATTATTTAACATCCTATGGGGTAAATGCCCTACCTGGACGAAGTCTTTCAACAAGACACCTACAAGGCCTCAATTGGGTAATCAATCCTACCCAAATTATTAATCCAATGCAGCCATCCGAAGTCAGCAGTCAAACATTGATGGATGGGCGAATTTCGTTAAGCTTCAAAAACTATGCTGTGGCTCAATTAGTTGAGCAACCAAGTTATAATGAAAAGGATGAAGAAGTCCAGGAAGTATTAGCAGTTTTAATACAAATCAAGCCAGGGATATTTACTAATTTTGACGGAACCAAGGAAGAATATTATGAAGAGTATGACGATTTTGAAGAAAATAGCAAAGGAAAGCGAATAATTGAGAATGAAACACGGTACCCCTCTCAAACTGATCCACATATTCTTGTTAACAAAATTTCACAACATGCAGTATTGCCACAACAACAAACACTGGCATCTGCTGGACTTGACATATCAGCAAGCCATACGACTATCATAGAGCCATATGGGCGAGAGCTTATTCATACTGAACTCCGGATTGAGATACCTGATGGATATTATGACTGA